From the genome of Longispora fulva:
GCATCGCGGCGACGGCCAGCGACGGGGCGTCGCGGATGTCGTCGGTGTTGGCCTTGAAGGTGGCGCCGAGCACGGCGACCTTGAGGCCGGTCAGGTTCGGGCCGGCGGGGCCGGCGGGGCGGCCGAGCAGCTCGGCGGCGAGGGTGACGACCCGGGTCCGGCGGCGCAGGTTGATCAGGTCGACCTCGTGCAGGAAGCGCAGCGCCTCGCCGGCGCCCAGCTCCTGGGCCCTGGCCTGGAACGCCCGGATGTCCTTGGGCAGGCAGCCGCCGCCGAAGCCGAGGCCGGCCTGGAGGAACTTGTTGCCGATCCGCGGGTCGTGCCCGATGGCGCGGGCGAGGTGGGTGACGTCGGCCCCGGACACCTCGCACACCTCGGCCATCGCGTTGATGAACGAGATCTTGGTGGCCAGGAACGCGTTGGCCGCGACCTTGACCAGCTCGGCGGTCGCGAAGTCGGTGGTGACGACCGGGACCTCGCGGTCCTCGGTGGCGGCGAGGTCGAAGACGCCCTTGTGCGCCGCGTACAGCATCGCGTCGGCCCACTCGCTCTTCACGCCGACGACGATCCGGTTCGGCCGGAGCACGTCCTCGACGGCGAAGCCCTCCTGGAGGAACTCGGGGCTCCACGCGACCTCGATCTCGGAACTCTCGGGCGCGGATTTCGCGACCAGCTCCTCGACCCAGGTGGCGGTGCCGACCGGAACAGTCGACTTTCCGACAATCAGCGCCTTACGGTTCAGGAACGGGGCGATTCCGGTGACAGCCGACTCGATGTACGACAGATCCGCGCCGAGGCCGCCGGCCCGCTGCGGGGTGCCGACACAGATGAAGTGCACGTCACCGAACTCGGCGGTCTCCTCGTAGCTGGTGGAGAACCGCAGCCGGCCCGAGGCCAGGTTCTTCCGGAGCAGCTCGTCGAGTCCGGGCTCGTGGAACGGCACCTGGCCGTCGCTCAGCTTGGCGATCTTGTCCTGGTCGACGTCGAAGCCGATGACCTCGTAGCCGAGTTCGGCGTAGCAGACGGCGTACGTCGCGCCGAGGTAGCCGGTGCCGAGGAACGTCAGGCGGGGACGCTGGGCACCGGAAGGCGGTGTGACCTGGGCCTGCGGCGGAACACTGGGGCTACTGAGGTAAGGGACAGTCACGCCTTTTCTCCATTTCGCGGGCCGGCCATCTCGACGAGAATAGTCGGTAGGTTGGGGGAGTCACCTAGCCCCGACGGTTACCCGTCAGTATCCTCACATGCGACGGGCCCGATCTGAACGGGCGTTCAGGAGGAGGAGCCGCGGTGGCGGACTTTGACGTGTACCAACTGCCCGAGGAGCACCGCGCCATCCGCGAGGCGGTCCGCGAGGTGTGTGCCGCGCGGGTCGCCCCGCACGCCGCGGCGGCCGACGCGAACAGCGAGTTTCCGAAGGCCTCCTACGACGCGCTGCGCGCCAGCGACTTCCACGCTCCGCACATCCCGGTCGAGTACGGCGGCGCCGGCGCCGACGCCCTGGCC
Proteins encoded in this window:
- a CDS encoding UDP-glucose dehydrogenase family protein, with product MTFLGTGYLGATYAVCYAELGYEVIGFDVDQDKIAKLSDGQVPFHEPGLDELLRKNLASGRLRFSTSYEETAEFGDVHFICVGTPQRAGGLGADLSYIESAVTGIAPFLNRKALIVGKSTVPVGTATWVEELVAKSAPESSEIEVAWSPEFLQEGFAVEDVLRPNRIVVGVKSEWADAMLYAAHKGVFDLAATEDREVPVVTTDFATAELVKVAANAFLATKISFINAMAEVCEVSGADVTHLARAIGHDPRIGNKFLQAGLGFGGGCLPKDIRAFQARAQELGAGEALRFLHEVDLINLRRRTRVVTLAAELLGRPAGPAGPNLTGLKVAVLGATFKANTDDIRDAPSLAVAAMLNKTGARVVVFDPQGMDNARKALPDVEYADTLTAAVTDADLVCVLTEWAEFRNADPATLGELAASRKVIDGKNCLDAGQWRAAGWDYRGMGRP